AGGCTTCCCGGTGGTGGTTTCCCTGTACCTGCTGGTGCGGATGGAAGCCAAGCTGGATGAGCTTACCAAGAGCATAGCCGCTCTGGCGCAATCCATTAGTACGCTGGGAGTATAGATAAATTCCGGGTC
The Bacillota bacterium DNA segment above includes these coding regions:
- a CDS encoding YvrJ family protein, translated to MEQGLWAQIANLGFPVVVSLYLLVRMEAKLDELTKSIAALAQSISTLGV